ATGTGCTTGTGGGCCCAGTGCATGAACTCGGGCAGCCGACCTTCCGGATCGGTCAACACGGCGTGCCAGTGGTTCGACAGCACGCACAGCGCGTGCAGCTCGACGCCGGTGAGCGTCGCGGCGTACGCGACGCAGTAGGCGACGATCTGGTTGGTGAGCGCGGTGGGCTTGAGCCAGAACTGGCGCTGAGTACAGCGGCGGGTGACCAGGTACGTCGAGCCCGGCAGGACCTGTCGCGGCACGCTCACGTACCGGGTATCGGTTCGGGCTGGTCGCGGTTGCGTGAGAAAACAACCTGGGTGGGGGCACCAGGCTCCCCGAAAATCTACCCGAGTGCGGGCTCCCCGAAAAATCAACCCGGGTGCGGGCTCCCTAAAAAAATCAACCCGGGTGCGGGCTCCCCATGGCAAACCCGGGTGCGGGCTCCCCATGGCAGTCCCCATCGCGGAGCCGCCCGACCACGAAGTGGTCGAGCGGATCGCCGTCCGCCTACGACGCGCGCCGGCAGTCGGCGCACACGCCGTACAGCTCGTGCCGGTGCCGCGACAACTCGAAGCCGAACCGCTCGGCGATGCGCTCTTGCAACTCCTCGATCTCCGCGTCCTCGAACTCGACGATGCGGCCGCACCGCGTACAAATCAGATGGTCGTGATGCTCGCCCGCGACCTCGTAGCGAGCCTGGCCGTCGCCGCCGAACTGCCGCTCCATCGCCAACCCCGCGTCCACCAGCAGTTTCAAAGTGCGGTAGACCGTCGCGTAGCCGACCTTCGCGCTGTGCTCGCGTACCTTCGCCAACAGCTCCTCGATCGATACGTGGTCGCGACAACGCAAGAACTGGTCGACGATCAGCTCGCGCTGCTGAGTCGTGTTGAGGCGGTTTTGCTGGAGGTACTCCCGCCACCGCCGCTTGAACTCGTCGGCGTCGCCCGCGTGAAACTGCCGTTCCTGCTCCGCAGCCACGAGTTCATTTATTCCGCAATGCGGCGGCCAGTCAAACCAAACAAGAATCGCGCGGAGTTACACCGCCAGCGCGGCCGGTCGGAGCCGGTCCTTGACCGGGCCGCCGCGCGCTCGCACAATACTCCGCCGTGGCCGCGCAGACGGATACCGGCGAGTTGGGCTTCGACGAGATCGTCGAGCGCCTCCGCGCCGTCGTCGCCCGCCTCGAGGCGGGCAGCCTGTCGCTCGAGGAGTCGCTGCGCGCCTACGAGGAGGGCGTCGGCCTTGCGCGACGCGGCCACGCGCTGCTCGACGCGGTCGAGCGGCGAGTCGAAGTGCTGGTCAAGGGAGCGGACGGCGAGGCGGTGGAACGGCTCGCCGACGATGGGGACGGCGGGGCGTGACGACGGTCGCGATCGTGGACGACGACATCGAGTTTCGCGAGGCGCTCGCCGATGCGTTCGAGTCCTCCGGCTTCCGAGTTCGTTGCGCCGCCAACGGGTTGCGCCTCGTGAGCGCGCTGCAGGTCGACCGCCCCGACGTCATCGTGCTCGACGTGATGATGTCGTGGATCGACGGATTCGAGCTGTGCCGCGCGCTTAAGCGCAACCCGGAGTTTCGCGACATCCCGGTCGTGTTCGTGTCGGGGCGCACGAGCGACGCCGACCGCCAGCGCGGCCTCGCCTGCGGCGCTGTCGACTACTTCCCGAAGCCGGTCGAGCTGTCGGCCCTGGTCGACCGCGTGCGCCGCATCGCCGAGGAGCGCGCCGCGTGATCCCCGCGTGGATCGAGCAGCTCCGCGGCGACATCGACGCCGACCTTGCCCGGCGACTGGCGTCCGCGCCCGGCCGCCTCGGCGACGCAATGCGCTACGCGACTCTCGGCGCCGGCAAGCGACTGCGTCCGGCGATCGTAATCGCAGCGTGCGAGGCCGCCGGCGGCTCTCGGTCCGACGCGATGGCGCCGGCCGCCGCGGTGGAACTGCTGCACGCGTACACGCTGGTGCACGACGACCTGCCCGCCCTCGACGACGACGACGAGCGCCGCGGCCGCCCGACCGTCCACCGCGCGTTCGACGAAGCCCTCGCGATCCTTGCAGGAGATGCCCTGCTCACCGCCGCGTTCGGCCAGCTCGCCGAGCTGGGCGATCGCGCGGCCGACGCCGTCCGCGTGCTGGCGCGCCGCGCCGGCGCCGACGAGCTGATCGCCGGCCAGGTCGACGACCTGGCGGCGTCTGCCGAGCCGAGCTTCGACGCGATCGAATCGATCCACCGGCGCAAAACCGGCGCGCTGTTCGCCGCGGCCGCCGAACTCGGCGCGATCGCCGCGCGCGCCGGTGCGGACGCGCGCGACGCGCTGGCGCGGTGGGGCATGGCGTTCGGCGTCGCGTTCCAGTTCGCCGACGACGCGGCCGACGGCGACTTCCCGGGCACCGCGAAAGCGCGCACCGCCCGCGCCGCGGAACTCGTCGCCGAGGCGGCGGCGCTCGCCGAGCGATTCGGCCCGCGCGGTGCGCCGCTGGCGGAGCTGGCGCGCTGGATCGGTGCCCGCGTGTAGCACACGGCCCGGTCGGCGTTGGCCGGGCCGCCGTCGCGAACCGCCTCCGCGACGGGCGCCCGGCCGCGCGCGCCGGAACGCGCGCGTCGCGGTCGTCGCCGTCGCCGCCGCCGCGGCATGCGGCGGACCGCCGCGCGCGCCGGCGGCGACCGGCCGCGGCACGTTCGGCGCCGTGCGCGCGCTGTCGACGGGTGCGCTCGCCTACGCGGTCGCATTCGACGGCGCGCGCGTCGTCGCGGTCGAACTCGACGACGCATTCGAACTGGTGGTCCACGGCGCGCGCGGCGGTGACCGCCGCTACCCGATCGGTGACGCGACGTGGGACGCCGTCGACCTCGCGGTGCGCGACGGCACGGCCTGGATCGCCGTGCGCGACGGCACCGTGCGCGCGGTGGACCTGGCCGCGGGCCGCGAGCGCGTGCGCTGGCACCTCGGCGCGCCGGCGACCGCCGTCGCCGCGTCGGCCGACGGTCGCTACATCGCGACCGGCGACGACGCCGGCGTGCTGTGCCTGCGGCGCGCGGTCGACGGCGCGCTGCTCCAGTGCGTCGTCGCCCACGCGCGCACCGTCGGCGGCCTCGCGTTCGACCGCGCCGGTCACCTCGCCTCGGCCGGGCACGACGGCGCGGCAATCGTGTGGCGCGTTCCGTCGCTCGCACTCGCCGGCCGCGTCGGCCGTCTCGGTTCCGCGAACGCCGTCGCGCTGTCGCCGGACGGCCGGTGGCTCGCCGTGGCCACCAGCTCCGCGCCGCCGGCGCGCACGCCGCAGCTCGCCGCGCGCGAAGCCCGCGGGGATTGGCCGCGCGATCCCGGCGCGGCCGTCGCGATCGTGCGCATCGACCGACCGCCGCCGTGGCGCGCGACCGCGCTGCGCGGGCACACCGCGCCGGTGACCGCCGTCGCGTGGACTCCCGACGGCGGCCGCATCGCGTCGGCGTCCTGGGATCGCACGGTGCGCCTGTGGGACGCGCGCAGCGGCGCGCCGATCGGTCGCGTGGCCGGTTTCGACCACATCGTGCGCGACGTGGCTGTATCGGCCGACGGCCGCGCGGTCGCGGTCGCCGCGTGGGCTCGGGACGTGGCGGCGCCGGCGATCGCCGTCGTCGACCTGGCGGATGCTCCGGCGCGCTGATCGCGCGGAAGTTGCCGCGCCTGCGGCGCGTTGCTACACCCGATCGCGATGGGGTGTCCGTGACGAGTCTTCGCCTGCTGATCGCCTCCGCGTTTGCCGCCGCGTGCTCCGCCAACGGCGCTGCCGCGCCGCCGCCGCGAGAACCGGGGACGCCTGCCGACCCGGCGCTCCGCGCCCGCGAATCGACCGAGGCGCAGGCCGCGCCCGTCGCGTCCGCGACGTCCGGCACCGCCGGGCTGCCGCGCCTCACCGAAGACATGGCCCGGCCTTACTTTGCCGCCGGCCCCGCGGCCGATGGCGTGCGGCGGCTCGCCCTGCGCGACTGGGCCGGCGCGCGCCGCGGATTCGTCGCCGCGCGCGACGCCTTGGCGGACGACGCGCCCGCCGCCGACCGCGCACGACTCGACCTCGTGATCGCCGTGTGCGACGAACAGCTCGGCGATCACGCCGCGGCCGCGGCCGGCTTCGCGCGCGCCGCGGCCGCGTTGCCGGTGCTCGCCGACTTCGCGCACTACCACGCGGCGCTCGGTTTCTTCCGCGCCGGCCGGATCGACGATGCCGAACGCCACGCGCGCGCGGTCGCCGCCGACAGCCGCCACCGCGCCGAGACCGACCTGCTCATCGGCGACATCCTGCGCGTGCGCGGCGCCCACGCCGACATGGCGCGCCACTACGAGGCGTATCTGCGCGGGCGAAAGCGCGGACCGCGGCTGGACGAGGCCACGTTTCGGCTGGCGCAAGCCTACGAGGCCCTCGGCCGCGGCGTCCCCGACGCGGTGCGCACCTACCGGCGCATTCCCGTGTTCGCGCCGCTGTCGTCGTGGGCGGCACAGGCGAGCGACCGCGTCGCCGCGCTAACGGCGGCCCTGCCGGCCGCCGAGCGGGCGCGCTGGACCGAATGGACGACCTCCGAACGCCTCGAGCGCGGCATGGCGCTGTTCGACGCGATGCGCAACCGCGACGCGGCTGCCGAGTTCGAGCGCGTCGTCGCCGCCGCCGACGCGACGCCGGCGCAGGCGTGCAGAGCCGCGTACCACCTCGGCTACGCGTGGTGGCGCGAGCGCAACCGGACGAAGTCGGCGCCGCTGTTCGACGACGCATTCGAGCGCTGCCGCCGCGCCGGCAACGTCGACCTGCAAGTCAAGTCGGCGTACATGGCGGGGCGCTCCTACGACCGGCTCGACCGCGCCGACGACGCGATCGACCGCTTTCGGCGCGTGCAGGGGTTCGACCACAGCTATGCCGATGATGCTCGGCTTCGCGAAGCCGAGCAGTACGCCGAGATCGGCGACACGGCCAAACTCGCCGCCACCCTCGAGTCGATCCCCGCTGACTTTCCCGACGGCGACATGAAGGTCGAGGCGGTGTGGCGGCGCGCGTGGCTCGCCTACAAACAGAAGGACTACGACGGCGCGGTCCGGTGGCTGCGCCGCCAGATCGAACTCGCTCCGATCGAGACGCGCTGGTACGCCGAGGGCCAGGCGCAGTACTGGCTCGGCCGGGCGCTCGGCCACCTCGGCCGCACCGACGAGTCGATCGCAGCGTACGAAGAGTGCGTCCGCCTGTACCCGCTCACGTACTACTCGCTGCTGGCGCTCAACCGGTTGCGCGAGCAACATCCCGATGCGTTCGCGCGCACGGTCGAGGCCATTCGCCGGCCCGCCGGCGACGACGCCGGCCGAGCCCCCGCGTTTGCGTTCCGACCGCGCGAGGTGTACGGCTCGCCCGCGTTTCTGCGCGGCGTCGAGTTGCTCAAGCTCGGCCTCGGCATCGAGGCCAGCCTCGAGTTCGCCCGCGCCGGACTGGACGTCCCGGCCGGCCGCGAGCCCGTCACGGATCCCGACGCGATCGATCGCATCTGGGCCGTCGCGTGGCTGTACGACAAGGCGGGCCGGTACGACCTGTCGCATTGGCCCACCCGGTGGCACGTCCTCGACTACAAGCGCCACTGGCCGACCGGGCGGTGGCGGGCGCGCTGGCTCATTGCGTACCCCCTTGCGTGGAGCCACTTGATCGAACAGGCCGCGGCCGAGCACGGCTACCCGTGGGCGCTTCAGATGGCGATCATGCGCGAGGAGAGCGCGTTCGACCCGCTGCGCGAGTCGTGGGCCAATGCCATCGGGCTCACGCAGATGATCTTTCCGACCGCGCGGCGTTTCGCCAAGGGCACCGGCATCGCGGTGACGCGCGAAAATCTGCAGGATCCGGTCAAGAACGTCGCGATCGGCTCGCGGTTCCTCGCGTTTTTGTACCGTACGTTCGAGGGGCGGCCCGGCCTGGTCGTACCATCGTACAACGCCGGCGAGGGGGCGACGTGGCGGTGGATCTACCAGCGCCACTCGCCCGACTGGTCGCGCGACGAGTTCGAAGAGGAGATCCCGGGCGACCAGGCGCGCAACTACACCAAGCGCGTACTCGGTTCCTTCTTTGCGTACTCCTACCTGTACAAGGACGCCATCCCGGTCATGGACCAAGAGGTGCCGCTGCGCCTGGTGCCGCCGCACAAGCAGAAACAGTTCGCCCGGCGCGGCCTGTAAGCGCCGCCGCCGCGCGACCGACCGCCCGAGCGCGCGAGACGCGGCGGCCTGTAGGCGCCGCCGCCGACGCGCGACCGACCGCCCGAGCGTGAGAGACGCGGCGATGGTACGGTCGCGGCGTCTTCCGTGGCCATCTCCGTCGACTTCGATCGCCGTCGCGTGACCGCATCGGTCCGCGACCTCGTCGCGTTCGGGCGCGAATCGACGGGCGCCGGCGGGCTGTCGGCCCTGCGCGCGCAGCTCGGCAGCCGGCTGCACCGCGCCTACGCGGCCGAGCGCGCCGGTCCCGCGTACGAGGCGGAGGTGCCCGTGTCGATCGATCTCGACGTCGACGGCTTTCGCGCGACGGTACGCGGCCGCGTCGACGGCATCGACCGGTCCGGCACTGTCCCGTTCGTCGAGGAGGTCAAGACGGTCGCGTGGATGCGCGACGCGATGGATCGCGTGACCGCCTCGTCGGCGCCCGCGTTCGCGGCGCAGGCGCGCTGGTACGCGCTCGCGGTGGCGCGCGCTGCGGGCGGCGACGCCGGAGCGCGCCTCGTGCTGCTGTCGGTGGTCGACGGTGCGCGCCGCACGGTCGATGTCCCGTTTCGTCCGGAACGGGCGGAGGCGGAGTTGCTCGCCTGCCTCCGCGCCGCGATCGCCGCCGCGCGCGACGAGCGCGGCCGTTCCCGCCAGCGGGCACGTTGGGCCGGCCAGGTGCGGTTTCCCTACGGCGCGCCTCGCCGGCACCAGCGCGAACTGATGGATGCGTTCGCTGCCGCGCTCGCCGAGGGGCGTCCAGCCGTCGCCGCGGCGCCGACCGGCGTCGGCAAGACGGTTGCGGCACTGGTGCCCGCTCTGCGGTTCGCGCTCGACCGCGGTGCGGCCGTGTGGTTCACGACCGCCAAGACTACCCAGCAGGCGCTGGTCGAGCAGACCTTTGCCGACATCGCGGCCGCGTCGACCCTGCCGGGACTTCGCGCCGTGACGCTGCGCGCCAAAGATCGCATGTGCCCGCCCGGCCACCGCCTGTGCCATCCGGACGCATGCGCGCACCTGCGCGACTTCGATCAGCGCGCCGGCGATGCTGTCGACGCCATCGTCACGTCGGCGGCCCACGCCTCGCCCGACGCGATCTATGCGCGCGGCGATCGCGACACGCTGTGCCCGTTCGAACTGTCGCTGCGCGTTGCCAGTCGGGCCGATCTGATCGTTGCCGATTACAACTACGTTTTCGATCGACCGCCACCGGGTGACGGCGAACGACCGCGCGTCGTCGTCATCGACGAAGCGCACAACCTGTTCGACCGCGCGCGGCAGTACGCATCACCTGTCGTACGCGATGCCGCGTTGGCCGAGGCGATCGCCGCCGTGCGCGCCGTAGACGGCGGCGCGTGCAGCCCTACGCCTGCGTTGCGCGACGCCCAGGCGGTGCTCGCGGACGCGCGCACGGCGATCGCCGATGCGCTGCGCGTTGCGGAGTCCGACGAACTCGAGTTTTTCGACGGGCGCACGCCGATCGATCCCGATCGCGCGCGGTGGGATGCGCTCGGCGACCGCGCCGGTCGCGCGCTGCTTGCCTACGCGCTGTACGCCCGCGCCCGCGGTGGCATGCATGCCGGCGACCCGATCGCCGACGGCCTGCGCTCGCTCGTGCGACTGCGCGACGCCTGGTCGGAACCGGCCGCCGAGATCGTTCCGTACGCCGCCCGCTCGGACGCGGACGGCGGCATGGCGGTCGGCGCACTGTGCGTCAACCCGGCCGGTGCGCTGCGCCGCCACCACGAAGCCAGCGCGGGCACGGTCGCGATGAGCGCAACGCTGGCGCCGCTCGACTACTACGCCGACGTACTCGGCTTCGCACCTCTGAACCCGGCGCTGCACATCGCGCCGTCGCCGTTTCCCCGCGAACACCGCTTCGTCGCCATCGATGCGTCCGTGTCGACCGCGTACCGCGACCGCGCCGGCTCCTACCGTCGGGTGGCGCGCATCATCGACGACGTGTGCGCTGCGCGCGACGGCCACTACGCCGCGTTCTTTCCGAGCTTCGCGTACCTCGCGCGCGTACGGCCGCTACTGCGCACCCCAGCCGGTCGGATCCTCGTCCAGCTCCCCGGCATGGCCGCCGCCGCGCGCGCGCGGATCTTGGCCGCGCTGCGCGCCCGCACGGGGCCGAAGTTGGTGCTCGCCGTCATGGGCGGCGTGCTGTCCGAGGGCGTCGACCTGCCCGGCGACGACCTCATCGGCGCCGTCGTCGTGAGCCCCGGGCTGCCGGCCGTCGGCTTCGAGCGCGCGGTGATGCAGGCGTACTTCGACGACCGCCGCGGCGCCGGCTTCGCTTACGCGATGCTGTATCCGGGGATGCAGCGGGTCGTGCAAGCCGCCGGCCGAGTCATCCGCTCCGAACGCGACCGCGGAGTGGTCGTGTTGGTCGGCCGCCGGTTTGCGCAAGCCGACTACGTGGCATGCATGCCGGCCGATTGGGAGCCGGTCGTGCTGTGTTCCGCGTGCGGCGCCGGCGGTGCGGCCGACGGCGAAACGAGGTGTGGCCCCGGCGGCGCCGATGGAGCGCCCGCGACCGGCGGGCACGGTGGCGCGGACGCCGGGGGCGAGGCGACGGCGGTGGTGTGCTCGCGCTGTAGCGCAGCGGTCGCGACGCCCGCCGGCGTCGATGTGCCGGTCGTGGCAGGCAGCCTCGCACACCACCTGCGCGCGTTTTGGCGCACCGCCGGCGACGACGCCACGTGACGGCGCCCTTTGCTTGTACAACCACTACCAGGCGGCGACGGCGATCAGTTGCGCTTGCGCCGGCCGAAGATGCCCCAGCCGTGATCCTCCTCGGCCGTAACGTCGTCGCCGAGTTCCACCGCGAGCTGCTCGAACAGTTCGCGCTGGCGCTTGGTGAGCTTCTTCGGGACGTCCACGAGGAAACGGACGATGTGATCGCCGCGGCCGCGGCCCTGCAAGCGCTTGATGCCCTGCCCGCGCCTGACGATGTGGTCGCCGGGCTGTGTACCCGGCTCGATCTCTACCTCCGCGGTACCCTGGCAGCCGTCGTCGAGCGTCGGCACCGTGACCGTGCCGCCGAGCGCCGCCTTCGCAACGCTGATATGGACGTCCGTGAGCACGTCGTCGCCGTCGCGCACGAACCGCTCGTCCGGTTCGACGTGCAGCACGACGTACAGATGCCCGGGCGGGCCGCCCTCGGGCGATGCCTCGCCCTTGCCCGCGAGCCGGAGAGTCTGGCCGTCGTCCACGCCGGCCGGAATGTTGACGACCAGTTTGGCCCGCTCGCGCTCGACCGCGCGGCCGCGGCAGGTCGGACACGGATCGGTAAGAAGGCTGCCCTGGCCGCGACACCGCGGGCACGTGGACTGAATGACGAAGAACCCCTGCGAGTGCAGCACCTGGCCCTTGCCGTCGCACGTGCCGCACCGCTGGGGCTCGGTCCCCGGCTTGGCACCGCTGCCGTGACACGTCGAGCACGGTACCGACCGCTCGACCTCGATCTCTTTGTCGGCGCCGTGGACCGCTTCGGCGAACGAGATCTGGACGTCTACCCGGAGGTCGGCGCCGCGCTGCGGCCCGCGCCGGCGGGCGCGGCGGCCCCCGAAGAAGTCGCCGAACAGGTCGCCGAACGCCGAGAAGATGTCCTCGACCCCGGCGAACCCATCGAACCCGCCCGATCCGCCGGTGAACGCATCCGGTCCGAAGCGGTCGTAACGAGCGCGCTGTTCCGGGTCGGACAGGACGCGATACGCGTTGGCCGCCTCCTTGAACTTCTCCTCCGCCTCGCGGTCGCCCGGGTTGCGGTCGGGGTGGTACTCCATAGCCAGCCGCCGGTACGCCTTTTTGATCTCCGCGGGGCTGGCGTCGCGGCTGACGCCCAAGACTTCGTAGTAATCGCGCATAGAACGAATCCCGGCGGCGGCCGGCGGACACGCCGGCCCTTACGTAAGGCGCGCAAGGCGGCGTGTCAAGAGCCGCGCCGCTCGGCGGCGTGTAGGTGGACGTCGGATGGTATCGTGGCCCCGTGACCTCGGTACGCGATGCGGTGGTGACCGCCGGCCCCGATCCCGACGCCGCCGCGGTGCGCTTCGATCGGCTCGTGGCCGCCGGCGCGGTGCCCGCATCGCCGTCGGACGCCGAGCGCGCCATCCTCGCCGTTGCGTGCCACCGCGCTCCCTACCTGTGCGCCCTTCTCGCACGCGACCCGACGCGGCTGGCGCGCGTCGCCGCCGACCCCTACCTCGCGCGCGAAAAGCCGCGCGACGCACTCGCCGGTCAGCTCGCGGCATGGCTCGCCGGCGGGCCGCCGCCGCCAGGGGTGCCGCCCGAGCCGGCTGTCGCCCCGGCGGCGATCGACGGCGCCGACCTGGCCGCACGCCTCCGCGGGCTGCGCGGCGACGAGATCGTCCGCCTCGGGGTGCGCGAATTCGCGGGCGGCCGCGGCGCCGAGATCGGCCGCGAACTATCCCGATTGGCAGAAGTGTGCTTCGACGCGGCCATTGCGCACGCGCGCGCCGCCCTGGTCGCGCGCCACGGCGAGCCGCGCTGGCGCGACGCCGACGGTGCGCGCCAGCCGCTGTCGCTGGCCGTCATCGGCATGGGCAAGCTCGGCGGCGAGGAACTCAACTTCTGCTCCGACGTCGACGTGCTGTACGTGTACGACTCGGACGACGGCGAAGCCGGAGACTTGTCCCTGCACGAGTTCGCCACCCGGTGGTGCCGGCGCGTGACGGCGGCGCTGTCGGACGTGACCGAAGACGACATCGTGTTTCGCGTCGACTTGCGTCTGCGCCCCGAAGGTTCGCGCGGTCCGATCGCCAACTCGCTGCTGTCCCTCGAGCGGTACTACGAAGCGTGGGGCCGCCCGTGGGAGCGCCAGGCGTGGCTCAAGGCGCGCGCGTGCGCCGGCAACCGCGCCCTCGGTGAGCGCGCGATCGCGATGCTCGAGCCGTTCGTCTATCCCCGCCACATTTCGCCGTCGATCCTCGACGAAGTCGCCGACCTGAATCGCCGCATCAAAGCCGAGATCGACTCCGGCGGGTTCGAGCGCGGCTTCGACGTAAAAAATGGCATCGGCGGCATCCGCGAGATCGAATTCTTCGCGCAGGCGCTCCAGCTGATCCACGCCGGCCGTCGGCCCGAGCTGCGCACGCGGTCGACCCTCGCGACCCTCGACCAGCTGCTGTTTGCCGGGCTCATCACCGATGCCGAACAGCGCGCGCTGGTCGACGCATACCGGCTGTTGCGTCACGTGGAACACGCACTCCAGCTCGACAGCGGGCGCCAGACGCAGCGCCTGCCGTCCGATCCGGACGAACTCGCTCGATTCGCTCGGCGCCTCGACTATCCGGATGCCGCCACGTTCGTCGCCGACCTCCGGCGCCACACCGCGGCGGTCGCGCGGCTGTTCGCGACGCTCGGAGACGACGAACCGCCGCCGCGCGAGATCGCCGTGTTGCTCGCGCCGGACGCGACGCCGGATGCAGTGCGCGACGCGCTCGCCCACCTCGGCTTCCGCGACCCGGAAGCCGCGGCGCATCAGCTCGACTACGCCAAGCGAAAGCCCGCGTCGCCGCTCGGACCGACCGCCCGCGGCGCCGCCGCGCGCATCGCGCCCGACCTGCTCGCCGAGATCAGCGCGTGCCCCGACCCGGATCAGGCGCTCACGTTCGTCGCGGACCTGATCGGCAAGCGCGGTGCCTGGTCCGCCCTGTGGCAGCTGTTTGCCGACAACCGATCGCTGATGCGGCTGGTCGTGTCGCTGTTCGGAACATCGGCCTACCTCGGCCGCCAGTTCGTGCGCCACCCCGAGCTGATCGATGCACTCGTCCAGACGGGCCGCGCGCGCTCGCGCCGCAGCGGCGACGAGCTGCGCGCGGAGGTGCACCGGCGTCTCGCGTCGCTGGCGCCGGACGACCGCGAAGCGCACTGGAGTGCGCTGGCGGAGTTCAAAAACGAGCAGGTGTTGCGGGTCGGGCTCGCCGACATCGCGGGCGACCTCGACCCGCTGGACGTGTGCGCCGAGCTGACCGCCATCGCCGATGTGTGCCTCGAGGCGGCGTGCCGCCTGGTCGACGAAGACATGCGGCGGGCGTACGGGGCGCCGCCCGGCCCGATCGCCGTCCTCGGCCTCGGCAAGCTCGGCGGACGGGAGCTGGGGTACGCGTCCGACCTCGACATCGTGTTCGTGTACGACGGCGGCGACGGTACGTGGCCCACGCGGTTCGCGCAGCGGCTGGTCGG
This is a stretch of genomic DNA from Deltaproteobacteria bacterium. It encodes these proteins:
- a CDS encoding transcriptional repressor; this translates as MAAEQERQFHAGDADEFKRRWREYLQQNRLNTTQQRELIVDQFLRCRDHVSIEELLAKVREHSAKVGYATVYRTLKLLVDAGLAMERQFGGDGQARYEVAGEHHDHLICTRCGRIVEFEDAEIEELQERIAERFGFELSRHRHELYGVCADCRRAS
- the xseB gene encoding exodeoxyribonuclease VII small subunit is translated as MAAQTDTGELGFDEIVERLRAVVARLEAGSLSLEESLRAYEEGVGLARRGHALLDAVERRVEVLVKGADGEAVERLADDGDGGA
- a CDS encoding response regulator, with amino-acid sequence MTTVAIVDDDIEFREALADAFESSGFRVRCAANGLRLVSALQVDRPDVIVLDVMMSWIDGFELCRALKRNPEFRDIPVVFVSGRTSDADRQRGLACGAVDYFPKPVELSALVDRVRRIAEERAA
- a CDS encoding ATP-dependent DNA helicase; the protein is MAISVDFDRRRVTASVRDLVAFGRESTGAGGLSALRAQLGSRLHRAYAAERAGPAYEAEVPVSIDLDVDGFRATVRGRVDGIDRSGTVPFVEEVKTVAWMRDAMDRVTASSAPAFAAQARWYALAVARAAGGDAGARLVLLSVVDGARRTVDVPFRPERAEAELLACLRAAIAAARDERGRSRQRARWAGQVRFPYGAPRRHQRELMDAFAAALAEGRPAVAAAPTGVGKTVAALVPALRFALDRGAAVWFTTAKTTQQALVEQTFADIAAASTLPGLRAVTLRAKDRMCPPGHRLCHPDACAHLRDFDQRAGDAVDAIVTSAAHASPDAIYARGDRDTLCPFELSLRVASRADLIVADYNYVFDRPPPGDGERPRVVVIDEAHNLFDRARQYASPVVRDAALAEAIAAVRAVDGGACSPTPALRDAQAVLADARTAIADALRVAESDELEFFDGRTPIDPDRARWDALGDRAGRALLAYALYARARGGMHAGDPIADGLRSLVRLRDAWSEPAAEIVPYAARSDADGGMAVGALCVNPAGALRRHHEASAGTVAMSATLAPLDYYADVLGFAPLNPALHIAPSPFPREHRFVAIDASVSTAYRDRAGSYRRVARIIDDVCAARDGHYAAFFPSFAYLARVRPLLRTPAGRILVQLPGMAAAARARILAALRARTGPKLVLAVMGGVLSEGVDLPGDDLIGAVVVSPGLPAVGFERAVMQAYFDDRRGAGFAYAMLYPGMQRVVQAAGRVIRSERDRGVVVLVGRRFAQADYVACMPADWEPVVLCSACGAGGAADGETRCGPGGADGAPATGGHGGADAGGEATAVVCSRCSAAVATPAGVDVPVVAGSLAHHLRAFWRTAGDDAT
- the dnaJ gene encoding molecular chaperone DnaJ, producing the protein MRDYYEVLGVSRDASPAEIKKAYRRLAMEYHPDRNPGDREAEEKFKEAANAYRVLSDPEQRARYDRFGPDAFTGGSGGFDGFAGVEDIFSAFGDLFGDFFGGRRARRRGPQRGADLRVDVQISFAEAVHGADKEIEVERSVPCSTCHGSGAKPGTEPQRCGTCDGKGQVLHSQGFFVIQSTCPRCRGQGSLLTDPCPTCRGRAVERERAKLVVNIPAGVDDGQTLRLAGKGEASPEGGPPGHLYVVLHVEPDERFVRDGDDVLTDVHISVAKAALGGTVTVPTLDDGCQGTAEVEIEPGTQPGDHIVRRGQGIKRLQGRGRGDHIVRFLVDVPKKLTKRQRELFEQLAVELGDDVTAEEDHGWGIFGRRKRN
- a CDS encoding bifunctional [glutamate--ammonia ligase]-adenylyl-L-tyrosine phosphorylase/[glutamate--ammonia-ligase] adenylyltransferase, which codes for MDVGWYRGPVTSVRDAVVTAGPDPDAAAVRFDRLVAAGAVPASPSDAERAILAVACHRAPYLCALLARDPTRLARVAADPYLAREKPRDALAGQLAAWLAGGPPPPGVPPEPAVAPAAIDGADLAARLRGLRGDEIVRLGVREFAGGRGAEIGRELSRLAEVCFDAAIAHARAALVARHGEPRWRDADGARQPLSLAVIGMGKLGGEELNFCSDVDVLYVYDSDDGEAGDLSLHEFATRWCRRVTAALSDVTEDDIVFRVDLRLRPEGSRGPIANSLLSLERYYEAWGRPWERQAWLKARACAGNRALGERAIAMLEPFVYPRHISPSILDEVADLNRRIKAEIDSGGFERGFDVKNGIGGIREIEFFAQALQLIHAGRRPELRTRSTLATLDQLLFAGLITDAEQRALVDAYRLLRHVEHALQLDSGRQTQRLPSDPDELARFARRLDYPDAATFVADLRRHTAAVARLFATLGDDEPPPREIAVLLAPDATPDAVRDALAHLGFRDPEAAAHQLDYAKRKPASPLGPTARGAAARIAPDLLAEISACPDPDQALTFVADLIGKRGAWSALWQLFADNRSLMRLVVSLFGTSAYLGRQFVRHPELIDALVQTGRARSRRSGDELRAEVHRRLASLAPDDREAHWSALAEFKNEQVLRVGLADIAGDLDPLDVCAELTAIADVCLEAACRLVDEDMRRAYGAPPGPIAVLGLGKLGGRELGYASDLDIVFVYDGGDGTWPTRFAQRLVGALHALHPGGRLYEADTRLRPEGQKGLLVSSLDGWMRYHRDSAQLWERQALIKLRPVAGDAVLGARVRDAAHRAVWIDARDRPADIAAAIRDMRGRIERELGGGPDDIDIKAGRGGLIDVEFAAQAVQLAHGAAHPALRVTGTVPALRSAAATGALAPPLAEELIDAYRYLRALEHRLRIVHDRSEHRLPRDARERDALARRMGFADGNVLISDYRRRAEAVRAAFDAVLAAL